A single genomic interval of Spinacia oleracea cultivar Varoflay chromosome 6, BTI_SOV_V1, whole genome shotgun sequence harbors:
- the LOC110800454 gene encoding protein DETOXIFICATION 49, which yields MSSNLNQEPLLPNNTPFVHQQKQHENNHPIIPQKTHLKLAINEARSIIKLALPLILTGLLLYSRSMISMLFLGRIGDLALAGGSLAIGFANITGYSILSGLAMGMEPICGQAFGAKRYKLLGLIMQKTILLLLLTSIPISLLWLNMKKILLFCHQDENIANEAHSYIIFSLPDLITQSLLHPIRIYLRSQSITLPLTLCAAIAILLHIPINYFLVIHLNLGVRGVALSGVLTNFNLVASLIVYIIHSGIYTNTWCAITRECFRGWKTLVNLAIPSCISVCLEWWWYEIMILLCGLLTNPQATVASMGILIQTTALIYIFPSSLSLSVSTRVGNELGANQPNRAKLSTIVGLFFSFILGFCALFFTMLVRKKWASFFTKDVEIIALTSTVLPIIGLCEIGNCPQTTGCGALRGLAKPKLGAIVNLGSFYLVGLPMALWFGFKLSFGFKGLWLGLLTAQGSCVIAMFFVLVQTNWKVQAQQAQELTLDNYCINGENEKDNNNFIKYYLRFKKIFTVTICTDSGAMFDC from the coding sequence CCTTTGCTACCCAACAACACACCATTTGTTCACCAACAAAAGCAACATGAAAACAATCATCCAATAATCCCACAAAAAACCCACCTTAAACTAGCCATAAATGAAGCAAGATCAATCATAAAACTAGCACTTCCTTTAATCTTAACCGGTCTTCTTCTTTACTCTCGTTCAATGATCTCCATGCTCTTCCTCGGCCGAATCGGAGATCTAGCCTTAGCCGGTGGATCACTAGCCATAGGCTTTGCCAACATAACCGGCTACTCGATCCTCTCCGGCCTTGCAATGGGGATGGAACCCATTTGTGGCCAAGCTTTTGGTGCTAAAAGATACAAACTCCTAGGCTTAATCATGCAAAAAACAATCCTCCTACTACTTTTAACATCAATACCAATTTCACTCCTTTGGCTCAACATGAAGAAAATCTTGCTCTTTTGCCACCAAGATGAAAACATTGCTAATGAAGCACACTCCTATATTATTTTCTCCCTCCCTGACCTTATCACTCAATCACTCCTCCATCCCATAAGAATTTACCTTCGATCTCAATCCATAACACTTCCACTAACACTCTGCGCCGCGATAGCGATCCTTTTACACATCCCTATCAACTACTTCCTTGTCATACACCTTAATCTAGGTGTAAGAGGTGTTGCCTTAAGCGGGGTCTTAACAAATTTTAACCTAGTAGCATCACTTATCGTCTACATTATTCACTCAGGCATTTACACAAACACTTGGTGTGCAATCACAAGGGAATGCTTCCGAGGGTGGAAGACCCTCGTCAACTTAGCAATCCCAAGCTGCATTTCAGTTTGCCTGGAATGGTGGTGGTATGAGATCATGATTTTATTATGTGGGTTGTTGACAAACCCTCAAGCTACAGTTGCATCAATGGGGATTTTGATACAAACCACAGCTTTAATCTATATCTTCCCATCATCCCTGAGTTTAAGTGTATCAACAAGGGTGGGAAATGAATTGGGTGCAAACCAACCAAACAGGGCAAAACTTTCAACAATTGTAGGTCTGTTTTTTAGCTTCATTCTTGGATTTTGTGCTCTTTTTTTCACAATGTTGGTAAGGAAGAAATGGGCAAGTTTTTTTACCAAAGATGTGGAGATAATAGCACTAACTTCAACAGTTTTACCCATAATTGGGCTTTGTGAGATTGGGAATTGTCCTCAAACTACAGGATGTGGGGCCTTAAGGGGGCTTGCCAAGCCCAAATTAGGGGCAATTGTTAATCTTGGAAGCTTTTATTTGGTGGGTTTGCCCATGGCTTTATGGTTCGGGTTTAAGTTGAGCTTTGGGTTCAAAGGTTTGTGGCTCGGGTTATTGACCGCTCAAGGCTCGTGCGTGATTGCTATGTTTTTCGTGTTGGTTCAGACAAATTGGAAGGTTCAAGCCCAACAGGCTCAAGAGCTAACCCTCGATAATTATTGTATTAATGGAGAGAACGAGAAAGATAACAACAATTTTATaaagtactacctccgttttaaaaagatctttacagttactatttgcacggactccggtGCAATGTTTGACTGTTAA